In the Wyeomyia smithii strain HCP4-BCI-WySm-NY-G18 chromosome 2, ASM2978416v1, whole genome shotgun sequence genome, one interval contains:
- the LOC129720601 gene encoding uncharacterized protein LOC129720601 — protein MTLGDLHNLLKREIQSSTDEIQRSIMEMKDELRKLGTEVSHAQVSSQLATIDRDLNYIQQEQLSNNMLLSNVIKTTDEDLCAIMCKISETLGVELFDRDIFAITRLSTRNAKQIEPILVQFSNRVVKEKLMTAAKNITLSCRSIGFSIDQRIYLNHHLTPKNQTLLQVVRAYKREHSYKFAWFNRGYIYIKNLN, from the exons ATGACGCTAGGAGATCTGCACAATCTGCTCAAACGTGAAATTCAGTCGTCGACAGACGAAATCCAACGTAGCATTATGGAAATGAAGGACGAGTTGAGGAAACTTGGCACCGAA GTCAGTCATGCACAGGTTTCATCGCAGCTAGCTACCATAGACCGTGATCTCAACTACATCCAACAAGAACAGCTATCGAATAATATGTTACTGTCGAACGTTATCAAAACCACCGATGAAGATCTTTGTGCAATTATGTGTAAAATAAGCGAGACTTTGGGAGTTGAGCTGTTCGACCGTGATATTTTCGCAATCACCCGTTTATCGACGAGGAACGCTAAGCAAATCGAGCCAATCTTGGTACAATTCTCTAACCGGGTTGTGAAGGAAAAATTAATGACAGCAGCGAAGAATATCACACTATCTTGTCGGAGCATTGGATTTTCGATCGATCAGCGAATCTACTTGAACCATCACCTAACGCCGAAGAATCAAACTTTGCTACAAGTAGTTAGAGCCTACAAGAGGGAGCACAGCTACAAATTCGCATGGTTTAATAGGGGCTACATCTAcatcaaaaacctaaattaa